The genomic DNA CAGGCCTGACGCAGTAGTGTTAAGCGCGTCCAGGTGGGCGGGGTTGTCCAGGTCGAGTGGCTCATACTCGGAATCCAAAAGCGATGGAGCGAGTCACGACTCGCGCACACTATTGATTGCGATGGCAAGCCACGACTTCTTGCCATGTGGGGGGAGGCTTGACAGGGGAGCAGCAATCAAGACATCGCTCCCACTGCCCCTTGTTTGTACGTTCATGAAGGAATCGTTCGCCGAAGCTTGAATGGTTCGCACGTTGAATGCGACTCGTCTGGCGCTCGGCATGGACAGAAAAGTCCGTTGGATGGACCATGTGCACATCAACGATGGAATGGGCGCGCTGAAGCGGTTCAAACTGGTGCTCAAGATGAAAAATGTCAGCACGCCAATTGTCGGTGAGGGGAACGTAGAAATGAAGGGTTCCAAAGAGACAAAAGCCTCCTCTGAGTAGTCCTGACTCATCGGAAACCACTGAAATGTAATGAACTGGCTTGAGGTCTCCTACGAAGAGCTGTCCTTTAAATGCTTCCGAGTAGTCGGCCTTGGGCCACGATTCTGATGTTCCCCCTCCGCGAATGAAGTTTTTAATGTTTTCAAGGCTTGGGTCGTAAGCAAGATGAGGGATTCTCCAAGCGAGGTAATTGATGGCCGTTTTTGCTGCGGCTCTCGCGACGTCTCTGGATTTCCCAACAAGAGAGAAGCTCTCTCGCTTGACCTCCGATCGATGGATGTCGTACCCGGTCCATTCGTACTCGGGATGGCGCTTTTTTACGCTACTCAAAGCCTCATCGGGAGTCTTGCCCTCGGATAGGCGCCACTGCAATGTGACGGAGTTGTCGTCAGCCTTCACGGGTTCCTTGGTCCGGGGCCCAGGCGTGAGGGTTAATTCTCCGTTACTGTTGAGTTTAGCCTCCTCCCTGACTCCATCGACATTGACCAGAATTTTAGCTGGTTTTTCTGTGCCAAGTCGCCTTCCACTCTTGATGAAGAAATACCTGAGTGGCCCCGTAAAGACCATTGCGCATGGCTGATCCACCTCTCTGCTGAATGCATGGTTGCAGCATGCACACACAGCTCCTTTCTCCAGCAGGCACCTTCCGCCGAGCGAGTCAGCGAGTACGTGTTCGCGTGACCAATTTTCCGGGCCAGAGGGGGTCGAACAGTAAATGCACTTCGGAAAACTATTACTCATAAGGAGTGGCCACCAGTTTGCGGAAAGCGCGCACAGTCGCGCAAGAGCGCCTTGATGTTCGTAGGGTCATTGAGGTCGAGCGGAACATCCGTGAGTCGAACCATCCAACCGCCGTCGAGGAGTGCCCCGCCCTCGCCCCGAAAGGGTGTCAAAGAATTTAGGCAGCATGGCTTAGCGTGACACGCGGCGGAAAAGAGAAGAGCTGAGGTACACGCCTGACCGCACCACGCCCGCGACGATCTCCGCTCCCACGACGATCTCCGGCGCCGCGAGGGACGCAAACCCCGAGCCCAACGGCAGCGGCGCCAGCAGAGGCAACCGCGCATCGTCCCGTGGTGTCGTGAAGCTCGATCCGGTCATGGTCGAGGGCATAAAAGCACCGCTCCGCCCGCAGGGGCCAGGGCTCGGAAGCTTCGCGGACGGCGCATCGCCCCCCGTCCGTCCACGGCAGCGTTGCCGCTCGCTGGATGCTGGCGAGCCTCGGGTCCCGGGCCGCTGGCTTTCTTGGGCTCGGCGCTGACGTCACGCAGGCTGTGACAAAAAGCAGTAGTGCGATGCACGCTCGGAAACGCTCTGGTGGAACGTTCAGATTATGGCAGCGCTCCTGACAGCGACGGACATGCTCGCCATGGAAGCCTTGGGGACGGGGTGAAGCAGCAGCAGCGGGCAGCCCATGCTCGGGCAAGTAGGGATCTAGGGCGCGATGTTGCACACCCCAGTTCCAGCGCCCTTGCGCCGGTGTCGCTCTGGCGATGTAGTCTCTTCCCCCCTCTTTACCGCGCTACTTGGAGGTCGCTATGAGCAACGCTAGCCCGCCCCTTATGAAGATTGATGCTTGCGTCCGCTGCGGCAAAGAGAAGGTGGCCTACAACCACCTACCGGGGCAGAAGATACCTATTTGGTCGTCCGTTGGGGTTTCAGTAGTGGATCCGATTACCGGGAAGACGCAAGAGTACACGCGCATCCTTTGCCCCGACTGCGGGAAGGCAGGACTAATGACTGAGGACGTGAGGCGCCTAGTGGAGGAGGAGTTTGCGGCAATCTCGAAAGCTTGAATGCCTGCGCCTCCGTGGCGCACCCATTCGAGCCGATGCGGCCCGCCGCAGCAGCTCCGGCACAGGGCCCCCGGTAGCTGGGGCGCGAGCTGCGCGTTCAGGAGGGCCCCGCCAGTCGCACACCGCCCGGCGTGGGGAGGGATGCAGGCGGGGAGGTGGGGCGCATGTGCCCCCAGTGTGCCCCGCCAGCGGGGAAAGGGGTGGAACGCGAGGGAACGGGGTGGGACGGGGCGGGATGACGAACCCCAGGAGAATCAAGGCGATAGCGGGTAACAGCGCGTCCTGCTTAGGGTTTTCTATCGCCTTGCTCACGGGTTCGATTCCCGCCGCCTCCACTGAAAGTAACCCGCCGCTCTGAGCCGAGCCCACTCCTGACTGCTCGAGGCTCAACACCACGGTGGACAGGATTGGGTGCCCGGCCAGTCCCTGGGTGTCTCCTGCCGGTGGCCAAATCCCGTCCCGAGCCGACCCGTGTGGATGCCGGAGTGCCCGAGGCCCGGTGAGGCTCACGCCGCGGACGAACTGGAGTGCAGCCGCGAAGCGACGTCCCTGGCCGCACCGCTCTGGGGGTCTCGCTCCAGCACGAGTCGCCAGACCGCCCTGGCTTCTTCCCTGCGCCCCAAGCGTTCGAGACCCTCCGCCCAGACCCGGAGCGCGTCACCGCCCTGCCCCTTGTAGCGGTGATTCGCCCCTTCCTCGAAGAGGCGCAGGGCTTCCTCGGTGTGGCCCGCCGCCAGGGCGATGCGCCCTCGCAGGAACAACCCATTGCGATGACTCGACGCCCTTCGCGCGGCGTCCATCCCCAGCTCCGCCTCGCGGCGAGCGTCCTCGTACCGGTCCAGCGCGAGCAGGGCCGCGGCCCGGGTGTAGTGGAGCTCGCTCCAGTAGGGCCGAGGCACGTGCCGCACGTCGACCGCGTCCAGGGCCCCGAGTGCCTCCTCGCCCCGCCCCGTGTGCGCCAGGATCCAGGCGTGCTGGATGGGGAAGAAGTTCCACATCAGGGGATCGGAACGCACCAGGTCCTTCATGCGTTCAAGACGCTGGCGGGCCGCGTCCCAGTCGCCCAGGTTGTAGTCGGCCTCGACCAGGTTGAAGTGGACGAGGAGCCGACTCGCGTCCAGGAACCTCCCCTCCTTCAACACGGCCTCGAGGGGCTCATCGAACCGGAGCGCTTCCTCGTAGAGGCCCGCGTTGATGAAGGCGTTGACGGCGCCATTGGCGCAGGACCAGCAGCCGTCCGCCCGCGCATGCGCCGCGAGCTCACGCGCTCCCGCGACAGCCACCTCGGTCTTGCCAAGCGACTCGTGGATGGAGGTCCGCAAGCGCCGGAGATGGGAGCGTATCGGCTCCGAGAGCGGAAGGATCTCCAACCCCCTGACGAGCCAGAACACGGCCCGGGCCATGCCCCAACGATAGTGGAGCACGAACACCCCTCGCACGAGCGCGCCCTGGGCTCTTGCCCAGAACCAGGGAAACACGAGCACGAGGCTGACGAGGAGTTCGAGTGCGAACCTGGGCAGCTCTTCTGGAAGGAAACTCGTGGCGTCGGTGTACATGGCGAGGGGTCGAGGCACTTGCTCAGGCCGCGGCCTGGTGCGCCTTGAGCTCCGTGCTCCGGATGGGACGGTAGTCGCGCGGGGCCTCGAGGTTCAGCCGGCGGCGCACCTCCTCGACGGGCAGCGCGAGGAGTGCCTCCCAGTCGACGGCTGGCAGCCACGCCGCCTTCCAGCCGCGGCGGAAGCCGTCGAGAATGGTCTCCCGCGCCTTGCTCGCGTCGGGCGAGCCGCGCGTCTTGAGCAGACCGATGCCGATGATCAGCCCGATCGCGGGATTCATGTTCTGCGCCAGATTGAACGCGAGGAGCGCCGTCTCGCCGAGCACGTCGCCGTGATAGCCGGTCGCGGCGTGCCACAGGTCGTGCGTGTCGCGCATGCGCGCGTGCACCCAGTTGAGCGGTGTGGGCAGCGTTTGGTCGAGCGTCGCTCCCTTCGCGGCCGCGTCTCGGATGCCCTGCGCGGAGATGTTCTCGCGCTCGACGAAGTCGAGGTATGCGCGTCCAAGCGATCCCTCGGGCAGGCGAGCGAGGGCCTCGCGATCGGCGAGTACCTCCACGATGTCCGGCTTCTTCTCGAGCAGCGCGCGGCCGGTGTCGTTGCGTCGCAATCCCGACGCGATCCGCTCCAGCGTGTCCCACGAGAGCGACTCGATCAGGGTGAAGACCTGCGGCAGGTCGTCGGGATCCTTGGCGAGGGTGCGGGCGGCGTGAAACGCACGACGGGGAGCGAACTGACGGTGGGCCATGGGCTTCCTCCTCGATGATGAACACGAGTTTGTCGCTTACGAACAATGTTGTCAACAGTGAGCTGACAAACTTGTTGGCAAGCGGCCCACCGTGCGATGCTTCCCGCGATGGCTGAGCCGAAGCGGAAGAGGCGCGACGCGGAGTCCGCGCGCGCGGAGATCCTGGATGCCGCCGAGAAACGGTTGGTGAGCGCCGGACCGAGCGGCATCCGCCTCCAGGAGGTCGCGGCGGACGCGGGCGTGTCACACCCGACGGTGCTTCACCACTTCGGCAGCCGCGAGGCCCTGGTCGACGCGGTCGTCGCGCGCGCCCTGAGGTCGATCAACGCGCGGCTGATCGAGGCGCTCCAGGCGTCGCGGGGCGAGGAGGTGGAGCTCACGCGGATGCTCGACGCCGTCTTCGATTCGATGGGCGCTTCCGGGCAGGGGCGTGTGCTCATGTGGCTCGCGCTCGAAGGGCGTCATGTCGAGGGCGACGAAGTCACGCTCTCCGCGGTCGTCGACGCGGCCCAGGCGCTGCGCGAGTCCAGACGTGGCCGCAAGAAGGCACCGCCGCGCGAGGACACGGCCCACCTCGTGGTGCTCGCGGCGCTCGTCTTGACGGGACTGCCCGTGCTCGGTCCCACCCTCTTGCGCAACAGCGGCCTGGACAACGACGCCGACGCGATGCGTCGCTTTCGCGGGTTCCTCGCGAAGATGCTCCTTCGTCACTTCTCGACGCCGGAGTGAGGGCTCCGCCCAATCCCCATCACGAAGCGGCGGATGGCGTCGGGCCTCAATCCCAGTTCGCTATGACGACTCGCCCACCACCGCGCGCCGGATGCCCTTCAGCTTGTCGGGGTTGCGCGTGACGTAGAGGGCGACGATCCGGCCGTCCTCGATGGCAAACGCCGTGGTCTGCAGCATTCCATCCGGATCCAGCGTGACGTACGCGGGCAGGCCGTCGATGGTGCCCTCGTGCACGAGCCGCGCCGAGCCCACGGCTGGAATGCGCCACACCCCTTCGAAGAAGCGCACCAGCTTCTCCCGGCCGTAGATGGGATTGAGGACCGCCTTCGCCTTGCCGCCGCCGTCGGCGTACAGGATGGCGTCCTGGGCCAGCAGTGCCTGGAGCGCCTGCGTGTCGCCGCTCCGGGACGCGGCATGGAACGCCGAGGCCAGCTCGTGGCCCTTCGCCTCCGTCACGGGGAAGCGGGGCCGGGCCTCCCGCACATGCTCCCG from Melittangium boletus DSM 14713 includes the following:
- a CDS encoding DUF5953 family protein, yielding MRGCLCWRRCRWARGLRPSRRRRSSWERRSSRAWCGQACTSALLFSAACHAKPCCLNSLTPFRGEGGALLDGGWMVRLTDVPLDLNDPTNIKALLRDCARFPQTGGHSL
- a CDS encoding tetratricopeptide repeat protein; this translates as MYTDATSFLPEELPRFALELLVSLVLVFPWFWARAQGALVRGVFVLHYRWGMARAVFWLVRGLEILPLSEPIRSHLRRLRTSIHESLGKTEVAVAGARELAAHARADGCWSCANGAVNAFINAGLYEEALRFDEPLEAVLKEGRFLDASRLLVHFNLVEADYNLGDWDAARQRLERMKDLVRSDPLMWNFFPIQHAWILAHTGRGEEALGALDAVDVRHVPRPYWSELHYTRAAALLALDRYEDARREAELGMDAARRASSHRNGLFLRGRIALAAGHTEEALRLFEEGANHRYKGQGGDALRVWAEGLERLGRREEARAVWRLVLERDPQSGAARDVASRLHSSSSAA
- a CDS encoding Coq4 family protein; its protein translation is MAHRQFAPRRAFHAARTLAKDPDDLPQVFTLIESLSWDTLERIASGLRRNDTGRALLEKKPDIVEVLADREALARLPEGSLGRAYLDFVERENISAQGIRDAAAKGATLDQTLPTPLNWVHARMRDTHDLWHAATGYHGDVLGETALLAFNLAQNMNPAIGLIIGIGLLKTRGSPDASKARETILDGFRRGWKAAWLPAVDWEALLALPVEEVRRRLNLEAPRDYRPIRSTELKAHQAAA
- a CDS encoding TetR/AcrR family transcriptional regulator, yielding MAEPKRKRRDAESARAEILDAAEKRLVSAGPSGIRLQEVAADAGVSHPTVLHHFGSREALVDAVVARALRSINARLIEALQASRGEEVELTRMLDAVFDSMGASGQGRVLMWLALEGRHVEGDEVTLSAVVDAAQALRESRRGRKKAPPREDTAHLVVLAALVLTGLPVLGPTLLRNSGLDNDADAMRRFRGFLAKMLLRHFSTPE